One segment of Labrus mixtus chromosome 10, fLabMix1.1, whole genome shotgun sequence DNA contains the following:
- the LOC132981929 gene encoding uncharacterized protein LOC132981929 produces the protein MGRRVADPTNPVPALGVPLAGGRWGPLCSVGVQTSPGLRTLPSIKRHGSQPVNMHRPVTMATDKTRTLEKAGVIRSDSSSLPVSKETSQNEINSLTQDDMGSQGSGSGIYCQIKTIRTNPKEIRVKRTARYTNGSVVASDAVGGVCSESAEGKEPPHERRRVQSLRGEVHRSVLKTGSVCTMVHATPPRPCRVMATSPPSLCSTCGRRRSQMTPCTGACRRRAVNQITASQTLPNPSRKPSVAQNQSRKESSLDSKPQSKNTDRANTSTHTSVKTSQIPQLSHTIPKRHSSHSNSTAHTQNKAKDSKSQTRPHSADFTHYKDSATQTAETHMHNNTDKTANNTSTQRTQTPFAEMTEPHSTDTHKHNLAKAQHTDEHTQQYTPVHITPKHPASSLHSDSKSSNTPTLPPKNSPELSCSKPSTPVAQTKNIPQATSESNQSSSEMSKLKGYAKQKSKSFDDRTLPCKTHLTAQCNGAPGGLLTGHAVNAPRGLERQLQSVEENLVSNQEKIKVLLNVIQDLEKSKALSEGRSSYRTGQDINNCPTCQKTACIIYSVEHDFRQQEGRFQGVIEALEGDYDVPAPTQPKPTPASSRPSTKDRVKKLRKKCFWWL, from the exons ATGGGCAGGAGGGTGGCTGACCCAACCAATCCAGTGCCTGCGCTGGGGGTTCCCCTGGCAGGGGGGCGATGGGGCCCTCTTTGCAGTGTCGGGGTGCAAACATCTCCCGGACTGCGGACTCTTCCCTCCATCAAACGGCACGGAAGTCAACCAGTCAACATGCATCGAccagttaccatggcaacagacaaaacaagaacTCTGGAGAAGGCAGGAGTGATCAGAAGTGACAGCAGCAGTCTGCCGGTGTCCAAGGAGACGTCTCAGAACGAGATCAACAGCCTGACACAGGACGACATGGGGTCACAGGGGTCAGGCAGTGGGATTTACTGCCAGATCAAAACTATACGGACAAACCCAAAGGAGATACGAGTAAAAAGGACAGCTCGGTATACAAATGGCAGTGTGGTAGCCTCTGATGCAGTGGGAGGGGTATGCTCTGAGTCCGCAGAAGGTAAGGAGCCACCccatgagaggaggagggtgcaGTCTTTACGTGGAGAGGTCCATCGCTCAGTTTTAAAGACAGGGAGCGTTTGTACCATGGTGCATGCCACACCACCACGGCCCTGTCGAGTGATGGCGACTTCTCCGCCCAGCCTCTGCAGCACATGTGGCAGGAGACGGTCACAGATGACACCGTGCACAGGCGCATGTCGCAGAAGGGCTGTCAATCAAATTACAGCAAGCCAGACTTTACCTAATCCGTCACGGAAGCCATCTGTGGCTCAGAACCAGTCAAGAAAAGAATCTTCTCTGGACTCTAAGCCCCAGAGCAAAAACACGGACAGAGCAAACACCTCAACGCACACATCAGTGAAGACTAGTCAAATACCACAGCTGTCACACACTATACCAAAAAGACACAGCTCACATTCCAACAGCACAGCACATACCCAGAACAAAGCTAAAGATTCAAAGTCTCAGACAAGGCCACATTCTGCAGACTTCACGCACTACAAGGACTCAGCCACGCAAACGGCAGAAACACATATGCACAACAACACTGACAAGACGGCAAATAACACAAGTACACaacgcacacaaacaccatTTGCAGAAATGACAGAACCACattcaacagacacacacaagcacaactTGGCTAAAGCCCAGCAcactgatgaacacacacaacagtacACACCAGTCCATATCACTCCTAAACATCCAGCTTCTTCCCTCCACAGTGACTCAAAATCTTCAAACACTCCAACACTCCCGCCCAAAAACTCTCCGGAACTCAGTTGTTCCAAACCATCCACACCTGTAGCGCAAACCAAAAACATCCCACAGGCCACAAGCGAGTCCAATCAATCATCCTCAGAAATGTCCAAACTCAAGGGCTACGCAAAACAGAAGAGCAAATCATTCGACGACCGCACTCTGCCTTGTAAGACTCATCTGACAGCACAATGTAACGGCGCTCCAGGAGGATTGTTGACCGGACACGCGGTGAACGCACCCCGCGGCCTGGAGAGGCAGCTGCAGAGTGTGGAGGAGAACCTGGTGTCCAATCAGGAGAAGATCAAGGTTCTTCTCAACGTGATTCAAGACCTGGAGAAGAGCAAGGCACTCAGCGAAGG TCGCAGCTCATACAGAACTGGTCAGGACATTAACAACTGCCCCACCTGCCAAAAGACAGCCTGCATCATCTACAG